The genomic stretch CCAATGAATTCTATACTCTGATGTTCCTCAATAGAGCCTAATTCTAACTTTTGGATTTGTTCTGGGACATAAGTCGAAGTAACTAAATCTTGATTATGCTTCAACAGTTCTTTGAACTGGCTTAGAAATAGCCCAATCGGGATAGCAAGGTTCTGTGACGGTTCGACAATAAACTCGGGAAGCTTGGTCAAATCTTTTTCATTCACCACGTTTGATTCATACAATACACCATCATGCGAAACAGATTCAATACTTTTCAATCTGATAGGAAAATTTGAAATGTTTTTGACTATCAGAAATTGAGCATATAGAGGCCTTAATTGATAAAGTTCTTCGAATCTTCCCACACCCGCACATTCTCCTTCATAACAAGTTAGTATTTCACTTATCCTTTCTGCAGATACTCCATTATTCAAGAGGAATTGAGAAATATTATCTTCTTTTGTTGTATTCCTTAACTCCTCTTTCTCGGGAACGCGTTTATGATAAAAAAATTGATGTTCACCTTCTTTGCTTGATAAGACAATTGCATCTGGGTATTGAGTAGAGTAATGTTGTTTCTCAATATCAAGAAACTTTTCAATTTGCGTGTGTCTGTATGATTGATTATTCACTAGTTTACGTAGAAATTGAAGAGTCTTATTTTCAAAAAGAATTGGGTTTTCGAAAGGAAAATTGGATAGATTGTTTTCTGAAATTTCTTTTATAAAATCAAATTCTTGGGTAATCAGAAACTTAGTGCTAATGACATCACTATCTGTTAAATTTACTTCATGAACTATTTTTCGATCAATCACAAATTCAATTTCTTTCAATTCGAGCTTTCTAATTTCAGAAGTAAGTCGTTTGTGACCCCATGTTTCGATTTTAATGTCTGGAAATTTAACCCTTAATTTATCAACATGGTTTTCAACCTCTCCAATTAAAGTATCGTTTGTTATGTAGACAAACTTTAATACGTCTTTCCATTTTTCAAGACACCCTTTCAGGTCGGATTCGATTTTAATCTTTGTTTGTTTAGCACTTTCACCTCTAGTTGCGTGTGCTTGAAAGAATGCTCGAGAAGCATAACAGTAACCATCATTTTTCATATCACCATTCCTTCCACCTGCACGCACTGGAACGTACTCTTCTGGATAAAGGGTTAACAATAACCTATCACAAAAATCTTGGAAGTAGTAATACTCAATGGATTTTATGTAATCATCAATGATTTTTGGGTCGTATCTCAATGGACTTTCTTTTAATTATTTCCAACAAGTTTATATACTGAACTTCATTAACCATATATTCTAATGTGGTTGGCTATGCCTAAGTTTGGTTATTTAAAACAACCAATATCAAAACTATAAGGTTTATTAAGATAGAATTGAACTAAAAGTAAGAAATACCTATTAAGAAGAAATACGGAATTCTGTAAGGAAAGTAAACCTATTATTTTTGTTGCCTCACGGCCGGATGTTTGTTCCATATTCCTTTTCAAATTCTGAAAAAAAATCTTGCAAGGAACAATTTTCAAAACGACAAATACTGTAAACAGTGGTTAAAGGAATGTTGTAGCCATCTGATTCTTTAATTTTACTTAAAGTTGAAGAGGTAATTCCACAACCTTTGGAGTATTCATTTTGTGAGATTTCGTTGCCGTCTTTATCATAAAATGGGCTAAAGTATTTTTTAGTGATAAAGTTGCATAAATACTTATTCACTAAAGCGTTTATCTTCTTTAATTCTATTTTATTTGAATTACTCTGTGGCAACTTATTTACTTTATTCAAAAAAAGACGTTCACAAAAAAATATCTGTTCGTGATAGCGAATGATTATAAAAATTTGCTATCTTGCCATTGTTATAAATACATTTGCGATTCTTCTAAAAGGAAAATACTAGAAGCATTCGCTTTGAATCTCGCCATTGAAAACTGGTAATTTTTTGCAACGAGATGATAAGCAGTTTGCTCACGACCCGGGCGTGGGCTCGCTTATTGTTGCAAGGTATACCAGTACCCCAATGGCAATGAGTTGAGTTTCACGCCCAACTTGTTTCTTGGCGTTTCGTTTCTTTGGTCCTTTTGGGGCATCGCCCGACCAATGGGTTATGGGAAACATTTGGCAGTTTTATTGTTTGGGTTTTACATCGTGTTGTTGTCCCGTTTTTGGGACATCGCACTCGGTGTTTGATATCCTTTTCAGTAAAAAGCCGAAGAATCCCGTATAACCTTTTTTGGTTTTTGATTGTGGGAACACGTTACACTATTCCGGTTCACGATATCCTTAAGTCCCACAATTCACGTACACTTTGAGGGCAGCCGGCCCAATCACGAAACCATGTTTTTTGGTTTAGGAATCCTATTTCCGAGAGCTTTTGCTCTTTGGGCAGGATGGCCTTTGTCCGAACCTTGATGTCCTTGTTGGAAGTTACGGCTTTTCCGTGACTTATGGGGCAGTGTATAGAACAACTAACGCTTTAATTAAAAGAACTCAATTTATGCAACATTCAATAATATGCATGCGCAGGGGAATCCTGCCTGTGCTCCTATATGTCTTTCTAATGCCCCTTTTTTCATTTAGTCTGCAAGCGGGCACTTTCTTGGAACCGCCACAGGCCACCGTTTCCGGCACCGTGACCGATACGTCTGGGAATCCCCTGGCCGGGGTGAACCTTGTGGTGGAATCCAAGAATAGCGGTACCATGTCCGATTTTGACGGTTCCTTTGCCATTAATGCAGGCCCTTCCGATGTCCTGGTCTTTTCCATGATCGGTTTTAAGACCCTTACCGTGCCCATTGCGGGTAGGGATGAGGTCCTTGTTACCATGGAAGAGGATGTAACGGTATTGGGGGAAGTGGTCCTCAATGCCGGCTATTATTCGGTCTCGGAGCGGGAACGTACCGGGAACATAGCTACGGTCAAGGCCACCGTGATCGATAAACAGCCCGTGGGGAATCCCTTGGCGGCCATGCAAGGCCAAATGTCGGGTGTCAATATTGTCCAGAATACCGGAGTGCCCGGAGGTGGGTTTTCCGTGGAGGTACGCGGTCAGAACTTTATCAATGGGGTCACCGACCCCCTCTATATTGTGGATGGGGTGCCCTTTGGTTCCCAGTCCTTGGGTTCTGATGATGTGTCACGGTTTATCCTCGGCAGTGATATCAGCCCTCTGAATGCCATCAATCCCAACGATATCGAGAGTATCGAAGTGCTCAAGGATGCCGATGCCACCGCCATTTATGGTTCCCGTGGGGCCAATGGAGTGGTGCTGATCACCACCAAAAAGGGGAGGGTCGGAAAAACGCGCTTTGATGCGCATCTGAGTACCACCTTTGGACGGGTCTCCAACTTTGTGGACCTGATGAACACGGAGCAGTATTTGGAAGTCCGTCGGGAAGGCGTCATCAACGATGGATTCGAGGCCGCGCTCGAGAACCCTGTTTTCGA from Flagellimonas oceani encodes the following:
- a CDS encoding helix-turn-helix domain-containing protein, translated to MNKVNKLPQSNSNKIELKKINALVNKYLCNFITKKYFSPFYDKDGNEISQNEYSKGCGITSSTLSKIKESDGYNIPLTTVYSICRFENCSLQDFFSEFEKEYGTNIRP